In a genomic window of Pelecanus crispus isolate bPelCri1 chromosome 1, bPelCri1.pri, whole genome shotgun sequence:
- the NINJ2 gene encoding ninjurin-2 translates to MNINHYATKKSVAESMLDVALFMANVTQLKAVLEQGTSFQYYTTLIVLISISLFFQVMIGILLIITARLNLNDVAKQPRLNILNNTATALIFITVILNIFITAFGVQKTGLYPTRNFRPY, encoded by the exons ATGAACATCAACCACTACGCAACGAAGAAGAGCGTGGCAGAGAGCATGCTGGACGTGGCGCTGTTCATGGCGAATGTCACGCAGCTCAAAGcggtgctggagcaggggactTCCTTCCAGTACTACACCACCCTCATTGTGCTCATCAGCATCTCCCTCTTCTTCCAGGTGATGATCGGGATTCTCCTCATTATCACTG CTCGGTTGAACCTGAATGATGTTGCAAAGCAACCCCGCCTGAATATACTCAACAACACTGCCACAGCTCTCATCTTCATCACAGTCATCCTCAACATCTTCATCACAGCCTTTGGGGTGCAGAAGACTGGTCTCTACCCTACCAGAAATTTTCGACCTTATTAA